The region CTCATTGTAAGTATAACAAAAAAACTGAGAGCTGCAgtatgtgattgtgtgtatcCCTAAAAGCTGAAGCTCTGCATGATTATGTTCCCCCCCAAATGTTTAATGCCTGAAATGGTGCTACATGTGTTGTAAAACACGaattatgtgtgtatgcatcatTCTAAACAATGCTCAGTATTATGCTTCCAATATACGAGTTGCTTTTATGATTGGTTGACaaatctcatgttttttttctactttttttattttttctcctaaCCAGTTTGCAGTTTGATCCTGCGCCTCGCAGAGGGGAGCCTCATGTCACTCGCCGCACCCCAGATTACTTCCTGTAAattctgacctttgacccttgtACAGTCAGGCCCAGTATTGCCATGATGTATGATATTCAACCGATAACAACATGAATGAGAAAAGGGAGGGTGGGAGACTGGGGGGGCTACACAGCAGTGCACATTGTATATCCACACAAAGACCTATTTAagcatttagaaaaaaagaaatgtctgaGTGTCTTTTGAATTAACCAAAAGGTGTGTGCCATATGTATAACGATATTCATTGCTGAGGACTTGTATTGAAAATCTCCCCCACTATGTAAAACAGTGATGTTTAAATTCCTCCTCCTGTTCCTGGTGCAGCTGGACCGAATGCACCAAGGTCAAGATGAAAATTTGCTACGTCAAATGCGGCTGTTTGAACTCTACATGCCATGGCTTATATTTAGGAGATCTGAATGTGATCTGTTTGCACTTTTGTAAATCTAAACAAATGTAACATATGTGAAAAGAAGAATATTATTTCACACTACagatgctttttctttttcttttttttctttaaaaaaaaattacaaataaagCCCCCAACAGGCAAGTTTTACACAAGGTTTCTTTGCCCTGGGTAACTTTTTAAGGAAAGCCCTTCCTATGCAGTCACACAACTGAGCTTGGTGTATATAATAGACAGATAATGGAGTGTTCATCCACATCAACTCACTGACTCCCGTTGAATTACCAGAGTCTGTATTAACCAAACCATTTCAATAATAAAGATGAAGATGGCTCCTTGATATGAATGTGCTGTTatctttcttttactttttatgatACTGAAAAACATTGCCCTGAATGAGATGGCAACTGGTGTTATGGTCTGGCTTAGAAGGTCCTTTTTACCTGTGATTAATTCTGAACTGAACCACCTGGAAGTCAGCCAGTTCACCAACCAGGGAGTAGGTCAGTCATCTGTACTGGTTGGCTGGCATTGCTACAATTGAAGCATTAGTTTAGGGTGTGTGGTTTGGATAGGTTTGCACACTGATGACCATCTTCCTCTTGGAGAGTTACTATAATGGTAACTAAACTCTCTCAAAGATACATAGTTTATCAGGACATCTTGGTTAATATTAAAAAGGTAATTATTTTTTCAAGAAAAGCAGACAttctatgcacacacacacacacacaccaacatttACCACCATCTTGCCAGTGTGAGCACAATTATGAGCTTTGACAGCAAATTGTAGAATGTTTGATCCCTTTTACTGTTGGTCTCAGTAAAGGATTCTGTAGTCTTTACATTGAAACGATGGCTTTTAAGCATTACCATAttgtaaatattacatttttaacattttggtatATTATTCATGAACAAATCAGTACTGATGCAACATTTAGAAATATATTAAGCTGTATTTACGCAATCAAAACTAATAAAAGCTTTCGAGGAGCACTTGAAAGCACCATAGCCTGAGCTAATGAGGATCTGTAATAAGGAGAAAACGCCACCCCATGGCAgtttaaagagtttttttttatacagtatgttggctATAATGAATGCCAAAACGACAATATGGTATATATGTATGACGTTACCAGAATgtcatacaaaaaaaatacaaatggcGTACAAGCttatcagaatcagctttaaaggCCAAGTAGTGTTGTAAACAGTGATAGAATAGGGCCATGCAAAAGTGCAAACGGTGCTggactaaataaataattattaatataacAGATTGCTTATATATCGGAATTAGGTGGCTATATATATGTAGTACTGTATATTTGAcattatctgtatgtgtgtaacgctataaaatatataatttactgAAAGGTGCATGCTACGTTAGCTTAAAAAATCACAGACTTTCTATTGAGTGTGTTGCTGATTACTCAGGATCTCAAAAATAATAAgatagtttttcaaaataatgagatagtatctcaaaataacgACGAGAAACTCTCGAAATGATGAGACAGTATCttaaataatcaaaataatgacAGTATAAGCACCCacaaaaatatttcaaatgttataaCCAGAATGTCATCCAAAAAATACAAATGGCGTGCAAGCTCATCCTGTTTAATGACGACTGCATAACTCTTAGCATATTTATTTAGTGTGTtgatgtaaaataataataaaacagggTTAGATAAACAGGGAAACAGCCTTAATGGGGTCCCCCCTCCTTTCTCCTCCAGTATCTGACAAAGCGACCGTCAGCCTCCGGGCGGCAGGACTCACCAGGTTGATCCAGAGACTTCCAGCCGCGATTGGTGCCTCCGAGTCTGTCAGGCCCTGCTGTTGACTACAGAGGAATTTCACCTCTGGATCCGAGTTAAAACATTTACGGTACGTAGCTTCGCAAAGCGGAATGTATTCTTTAACATTTCGTTCACCTTTTTAAATCgatctttaaaatgtgtttacatttttgtttgaatAGCTTCGGTGTGGTTGCTAAGAGGCCTCATTGACGTAGCGTTAGCGTAACGTCAAGCTTAGATGCTAGCATAGTGCATGGTAATGCTAGCTGCCTGGTTCGCTTACTATTTAACCAATAGTAGACTATTGCTTTGGTTGTAAAAACACACAAGGTAGGTATTGTAGCTAGCGTTTAACACGCGGAACTGGTGTTGTATGCATTAACGAGCACCCATGTAGTTAATAACGTGGTTAGAATTAACGTTACCGTCGTTTAGCTTGTGTTAACAGGTGGCTAGCTAAATGTATCGTTGGTTAGCTTGGAGGTAACGTTAGCGCTAGCTAATGCTAACAATTTGTCGTTTGAATTTATATTGGTAATAACAACGCCAGCGTAGGTATTGTTAATTTATGTTTACATGTTGTACCAGGTTTATCATTAttgctgtaacgttagctacctaACGTGAACTATTATTGGCCTGTAACGTAAGGTCTATAGCGGAATAACAGACAAGACAACTTGTCAATAttagcttagctagctagctagtggtaGCGTTAGCAATGATCAGACGTTAAATTAAGTGTCCGCTAATACAAGTTTACTTTGTcaaattttgtattttacttTCTGCCTTAAGATGAATCATGTACAAGTTGAAGGAGATAATGGGATTAGCTGcatgttttacattttgtacCTCATACGATTCCATGTGACAAATTTGAAAAATATTGTTATTGATTGATATTCCTTTAGGTACCCTTTTAATGTCTTTAATGATCTTATTGTTATACTCTACAGATAATGCCCACAATAAAACTACAGAGCTCCGATGGGGAAATCTTCGAGGTGGATGTTGAGATAGCCAAACAGTCTGTCACAATCAAAACCATGTTAGAAGGTATAGCTATCATCTTCAATCAAAACAAACTTTTGAGTCCATTGTGTCGCTTCATGGCTGGTGTGATGTTATTTTTCTTTGCgccatttaaattaattaaataaatgcacATTGTGGTAGATGTTACTGatgattgatttgatttttttctttctttatttccataTCATGCACACAAGTGCCCAACCCTCATGGgcaaacatttcacaaaatCATAGGCTTACAACATACATCAACAGACACCTTTTATGAGACGTGAAACATTTTGCTCCTTAACTCCTGAATATCACAAAGTGACCTGTTCtggaaaatgaaggaaaaataGTTTTGATTAGAATTAGCTGACGTCTGGCATTCATTGATTATTTGACAGATTTGGGAATGGATGATGAAGGAGATGATGACCCAGTTCCCCTCCCTAATGTGAACGCTGCCATCCTCAAGAAGGTACAGAACACACTCAGTCACCACCAAGAAGATACtagacaaagacaaacaattttAGTGTGGTGTTTAAACCCTTCTACTCCAGTTTGAAGTGCAGTGCTGATTAATGCCATACATATTTGACTGGTTTTAACTAACGTAATGCATTACCTcagttaaagtgtgtgtgtgtgtgtgtgtgtgtgtgtgtgtgtgtgtgtgtgtgtgtgtgtgtgtgtgtgtgtgtgtgtgtgtgtgtgtgtgtgtgtgtccctcaggTGATTCAGTGGTGCACTCATCACAAAGatgaccctcctcctcctgaggATGATGAGAACAAGGAGAAGAGGACAGATGACATTCCTGTATGGGaccaggagttcctcaaagtggaCCAAGGCACCTTGTTTGAACTGATTCTGGTAAATGtagtttacatttacattacattgacCTACATTTATTCTGTGGAGGTTGACCCTAATCTTAACTACATGCATTACCATTACCATGCCAAACCACCAACCCTCACCTATACTTAAACCAAAATGCAAATTTGGTAACAGATTTTTATCTCCacaacacacgcacatgcagTCAGTAACACTGCTGAAAACCTTTTTTGGTATTCTATAATTTGGTTTCTCAAGACATTTGCTTTGATGCACATTATATAAAGTTTTCATTGCAGATATTCTCTTTTTGCTTTAGTACCTCTTTTTGTTTGTGCGCAATGTGCACATTTCTTTTGTTACCGCTCCTTTCCTGTGGTCTGTTACATTCATTGCTGTAAAGTACTGAGTGAT is a window of Perca fluviatilis chromosome 16, GENO_Pfluv_1.0, whole genome shotgun sequence DNA encoding:
- the skp1 gene encoding S-phase kinase-associated protein 1 — encoded protein: MPTIKLQSSDGEIFEVDVEIAKQSVTIKTMLEDLGMDDEGDDDPVPLPNVNAAILKKVIQWCTHHKDDPPPPEDDENKEKRTDDIPVWDQEFLKVDQGTLFELILAANYLDIKGLLDVTCKTVANMIKGKTPEEIRKTFNIKNDFTEEEEAQVRKENQWCEEK